In one window of Cytophagaceae bacterium ABcell3 DNA:
- a CDS encoding rhodanese-like domain-containing protein: MMKRIFKISLMLLPMVLMSLVNTDPEPWKQEQLMKPEELAKLLSDGDKTNDPVIFNIGPAGEIKGSLEIGFVNDSKGIKKLETNLKNIPKDKAIVLYCGCCPFEHCPNIRPAFTLLNKKKYKNHRLLDLPKNLKVDWIDKGFPMED; this comes from the coding sequence ATGATGAAAAGAATATTTAAAATTTCTCTGATGTTGTTGCCGATGGTATTGATGTCTCTGGTCAATACTGATCCTGAGCCATGGAAGCAAGAGCAATTGATGAAGCCGGAAGAGCTGGCAAAGCTTTTATCTGATGGCGATAAAACCAATGATCCGGTCATTTTCAATATAGGCCCTGCCGGAGAAATAAAGGGTTCATTAGAGATTGGTTTTGTCAACGACAGCAAAGGAATTAAGAAGCTTGAAACGAACTTAAAGAACATTCCGAAAGACAAAGCAATTGTACTTTATTGTGGTTGTTGCCCTTTTGAACATTGTCCGAATATTCGTCCTGCTTTTACTTTGCTTAACAAGAAAAAATATAAAAACCACCGATTACTTGACCTTCCAAAAAACTTGAAAGTTGACTGGATTGACAAAGGTTTTCCTATGGAGGATTAA
- a CDS encoding DsrE family protein produces the protein MEILFTVNESAYASEKTYNGVRTALQLLKEDPSVKVKVFLMGDGVGCSLSGQKPSASNYNIENLLTEIISKNGKVKICKSCLEGRGYGSSKLIEGAEISNMTEYAQWIIKSDKVFNI, from the coding sequence ATGGAAATATTATTTACTGTTAATGAATCAGCATACGCATCAGAAAAGACATATAATGGCGTAAGAACTGCACTACAATTATTAAAAGAAGATCCATCAGTGAAGGTAAAAGTTTTTTTAATGGGAGATGGGGTAGGATGTAGTTTGTCAGGACAAAAACCTTCTGCTAGTAATTATAATATTGAAAATCTGCTTACCGAAATCATTAGCAAAAATGGGAAGGTAAAAATTTGTAAAAGCTGCCTTGAAGGAAGAGGTTATGGAAGTTCCAAATTGATTGAAGGTGCAGAAATAAGTAATATGACTGAATATGCACAATGGATTATCAAGTCTGATAAGGTATTTAATATCTAA